The DNA region TGCCGTCAGTAGCGTCCCAATACGGGTGATTCTGCGTACCGGTTACGGTGTGGGGACCCGTCGGTGTGGCGATGGTGAGGTCGGTGAAGTCCTGATCCGTGCGGGTGACGTGCACCTGATCAACACGGTGCTTCTCGTCGCGTCCGTCTGGCTGGGCGTTTTCAACCTCGTCGCCGACCTTGACGTCCGCAATCGGCTCCGTGGTCCCGTCTGCCATCAGGACCTTGGTTTCACCGCTGAAGCTGTGGCAGCCTGCGTCCGCAACCATTCTTGTTCCAACGCTGGCGTCGCTGCCTGCAGTGTCCTCCGCGGCGGCCGCCAATGCGGCGCCACCGCCAAACGCTCCCGTGGCTGCCATCGCGCCGCCGGAGAAGAATCCGTCTGCCAGTCCGGCAGCTGCGGTGGCGACGCGTGCGGCGCACAGTGACGCAGCCGCTGCGCAGGCTTCCCCAGCGTCGGCCGCTACAGCACAGCCTCCAAGAAGACACAGCCCGACCGCGGCGGGTGCGCCAACGGCCACGCCCCACGCGATGAAACTGTCTTTTGTCGATGGCTCGCCGATGTTGTCACCCGTAAACGGGTCGTAGCTGCAGGCCCCTGGGCTGCCGCCAATGACCATCGAGCACACATAGTCCCAGTCGTTCTCGCTCTGTGCTGCAAACTGGTAGGCGTCATCCCATGTGAAATCGTCTGAGCCGCTGTAGTTGTAGTTGTGGTTACTCCGCATGCTGTTGAGCCACGTCTTCGACGGCTTGTGCCCCTTCGCGGGTTGCGAGCCGACTTGCGAGCTGTGCTGCACGGATATCGGAGCGTCGGTGCCAGTGTCATCACCAGTGGGGCCGTAATGCTGAAATTCGTTGGCCAAACCAGTGGGATCGGCACCGTTTACAGGATCGTCGTCCGCGTAGACGTATCCACCGATCGACTGGGGATTGCCGGCCTGGAACAGCGGGTCCGCGGAGATGAAGCGGCCGGTGGTGGGGTCGTACTTGCGCGCACCGACATCGACCAGTCCTGTTGCGGTGTCGGTGGTCTTACCGAGGAAGGTGTGGTCGTCAGGAAATGTTCCGAATGTAATGGTCGTGCCCGTTGTGCGCTGGTCGCCATAGGGCTTGAAGTAGCGCCGGGCCGCGATTTGACCGGTGCCTGCATTGATCGTGGTAGCACCGCTGCCTTGGCTGTTGCTGATTTCGTAGGTGATGGCACCTGTGGCGTCAGCGACGATGCTGGGCGCGGCGGGATAGTCGTAGTAGCGATTGGCAGTGACGGTGCCGGTGCCGGTGAGATGGACCTCGGTGGCGCCCAGGAACAGGGTGACGCCGGCGTTGCCCGCTCCAGTATCGCGGCGGATCAGTTGGTTACCGTCGGCGTCGTAGAGGTAGTTGGCTGTTTTGGTAGTGCCGCCGGAAGTGTCGGTGACAGTGTCGAGGCGGCCTTCGGGGTTCCAGGTGAGGGTTTGGTGGGGGCCGGCGGCCAGGGTGCGGGTGGTGGTGTTACCGGCGCCGTCGTAGTTGTAGGTGTCGGTGGCGGTGGTGCCGCCTGTCGTGGCGACCTGGCCGAGCAGGTGGGGCCCGGTTCCTGTGGTGGCGTTCGAACCAGCGGTGTTGGCGGTGCCCGCAGCCGGGTAGGCGGAGGTGCGAGTGGTGTCCTTGGCAGTGTTGCCAGCCGGGTCGTGGTCGACGACGGTGGAGCGGTTGCCGGTCAGGGCGCCGTTGCCCAGTCCTGCGGCTCCGGTGGTGTCGAAGCCGTAACTTTGCCAGTACGGTGCTGGGCCGCCGATCTGGGTCGCGGCGCTGGTCGCGGTCGGCGCATTATTCGTGGTCGAGGATGCGCAGGAGCCGAGGGCGCCGGTGGCGGTGGTCGGGCTGCTCGGGTTGGTGGTGGCCGGGGGTGTCTGGTCGCCGGCGTCGGTCCAGGCGTTGGTGAGACGGTTGGCGTAGTCGTAGGTGTAGCACTGCAGGTCGCGTTGGGATGGCCCGGGATTGTAGGACCCGGAGACGCTCCAGTTCTGCAAGTCTGCGGCGCTGGTCAGTCGCCCGGCCGCGTCGTAGGTGTAAGACACGCCGTCAACGGTGTAGGAGTTGACTTGGGACGGGTCGACCGTGGACATCCCGGCGGTGGCGTCGAGGAATGTGTTGCTGACCCTGTTGGTTGCCGCGTCGTACAGGTTTTGCTGAACGACTTGGAATGGGTAGTCACCGACGGTGCGTGACAGGATTTTGCCGTCGTGGTCGTATTGGGTGGCGGCGAGGTAGTCGGCGTTTCCGCCGGTGGAGAGCAGCAGCCCGTACTGGTTGTAGGAGTTGTATATGGTTTCGGCACCGAGGCCAGCGTTGGGCACCGCTGGGGTGTCGTAGTGGTCTACCAGACCGGTCATCGCCGTGTAGTAGTTGTTGGTTTGGTAGGTGCCGGCCAACGCCCCTTCCGCGGGCGGGATGATCGTCTTGGAGCCGAGGGGACGGTAGTCGACGTCGTAGCCGGTGACCTGTTGGGTGTACGGAGTACCAGCGGCGCCGCCGACATACCGGATTGAGACGTCAGGCTGGCCGTTGTTTCCGGCGGGGTCGTACGTCCATTTCGCCAATTGGTTGGCGCTGTTTGCGACCGCGCCTGCGTAAGCGTTTGGCAGAGTGCCGCGGTCGGCGATGGTGCCGCCGTCGAATTCGGCGGTTTTGCGGCCCAGCGCGTCGTAGGTGTAGGCCAACAAATGTCCGCGGCCGTCCGCGGTGTCCATCAGCAGCCCTGCGTCGTCGGAGAAGCTGGTGCTGACTCCTGTGTCCGGGTCGGTCGTGGCGACCGAGTGCCCGGCGAGGTCGCTGATCGTGGTGGTCCAGGTGTTTTTGCCGGTGGCGTCGGTGACGGTGCTGGTGGAGCCCGGGCTGCCGTGGGGGTTGTAGGTGAACCCGTAGGTGGTGACGTCGGCGTCGGCGCGGTTGCCGGTCGGGCTCAGCGGGCTGTTGTGATAGGTCCACAGTGCGGTGGTGCGGCCGCGGACGTCGGTGAAGGTCGAGGTGGCCGATACCGGTCCGGTCCCATTACCTGCCGGGCCGGTGACGTCGGTGCGGTCCACACCGGGGTAGGCGGTGGTGGTGACGGCACCGGGCACGGTCACGCCGTTGTGTTTCTGGGTGACGGTGAGAGGCCGGGACATCCCGTCGTAGGTGGTGACGGTTTGGGCTGGAAGGTTGTCGGCCCAGGAGGCCCAGCTTCCGGGTGGGGTGGAGTTGTTAAGGCAGCAAGAACATCTGGACTGGTGGCACCGCAGGTCCCATCCCAGGTGGAAACCTGACTTGCCCCACCTCCAACGCGGGGCAACAGTTCACCTTCAGCGACCTGGCTCAAGCTCGCAACGCCGCTTCCAACAACTGGCCCACCATCACCATCGGCCTGCAGGCCACGAACGAGGCCAACCACTCCGCCTCGAACTACATGGCCTACTTCGCCTCAGGCACCAATTACTGGGGCAGCTACGAACCCACCCTCACCGCGCACTGGTGGGCTTCACCCACGGTGGCCAGCTTCAGCGTCGACACCGCACCGGTCAGCAACCACGGTGCCCGAACCCAAATCTGCGGGTCCAACAGCTGGGCCGACGCCGGCTACCTGCTATTACATCGACCCCGGTCACTCTTCACATGGGCGTCACCGACCAGGACGCTGGACACAGCCTGGTCCTCGGCTACGCGCTGAACGCCGGCATCGGAAACGACGCCACACCCACAACCGGCTGGTCTGAAACCCAGCAGTATACCGTCGCCAACTCGGTGAAAACCTTCGACCTTCCATTGTCCTACAACTTCGTCGATGGCAGGCAATACGCCGTCATCCCCTACGCCGGTGATCCACTAACCGGCGTCACCTATTATCCCCTGCCAGCCGGGCCCAAGGGGGCCACCGGCGGAATCGCCTGCATGTTCACCGCTGCCCTTACGCCCCCGCGCCAACCACACGAAATATCCACCACATACCAGCCAACAGGCCAACACCTGGCCTCCTACCCCACCGTCGGCAACGGCGGAAACATCACCATCGAATCCAAAGCACCCACCACCCCGATCGTCCGCTTCGACTGGGCCTTGAATACCGCCTCGACCAACGAAGGCACGGGAAACTGCACCCTGGCCGGCAACAACTACGGCTCCGTGTCCGTCAGCAGCAGCCTTGACGCCACTGGCACTATCACCATTCCAGCCGGTCCCGGAAACGGCGAGCACTGGGGCAACAACTACATCTACTACACCGCCATCGACGCCGCCGGCAACGTCTCTCAATACGGTCGCTTCGACTTCTTCGAATCCCAGGCCTTCCAGCCGGTTTCCTTCGGCAACGTCACCGGCGACGGCACCCCCAACCTGATGGGCGTCAGCAGCGCCGGAAACCTTATCGTCTATCCGGCCAACCAAGACATGACCGCATCCGCCAACGCGATCCAAGTCGCCCCGGCCACTGCCGCTCCCAACGGCGTGTCCTGGTCGACCGCGCTGTACACCCACCGCGGTGCCGAACGTGTACAACCAACTGACGACCTTTTCGCCTGGGACAAAACCGGCGACGGCACCGGGCACCTTTACTACTACAACACCCAAACCGCATCAGCGTCCACACAACCGGGTTACGTCCCCCCAGGTACCATCAACGTCTACTCCCAAACCCAACAGGCACTGATCACCAGACCATGAACTGCTCCGGATTTGATCCAGACTCGATCAGTTTGTAAGGATCAAGTCGTTATGCCTCATGTCAAGCCATACCCCGCCGACCTGCGGGACCGGGCAGTCCGCCTGGTTTTGCAGACGACCGACCAGTACCCGTCCCGGGATGCCGCGATCAAGTCGATCGCGGCGAAGTTGGGGATCGGGACCGCGCAGACGCTGCGCAACTGGGTCCGCCAAGCCGAGATCGACGCCGGCGCCCGCCCCGGTGTGACCACCGAGGAAGCCGCCCGGATCAAGGCGCTGGAGCGGGAGAACGCCGAGCTACGGCGGGCCAACGAGATCCTCAAAGCCGCGGCGTCTTTCTTCGCGGCCGAGCTCGACCGGCCACTAAGACGCTCGTAGCCTTCATCGACGAGCACCGGGACCGCTTCGGCGGCGTCGAGCCGATCTGCACCACCCTCACCCAGCACGGCTGCAGCATCGACCCCTCCACCTACTACCACTTCAAGAAACGCCCGCCCTCGGCCCGGACCATCCGCGATACCGAGCTGAAGAAACTCATCGCCGATATCCACGCCGACAACTACAGCGTCTACGGCGCCCGCAAGATCTGGGCCGCACTGAACCGGCAAGGAGAGCAGGTCGCCCGCTGCACCGTGGAGCGGTTGATGCGCGAGTTGGGCCTGGCCGGAGCGACCCGCGGCCGCCGCAAAATCCGCACCACCGTGCCGGATCCGGCCGCCGACCGGGCACCGGACCTGCTCAATCGCGCCTTCGTCGCCCCGGCACCCAACCGTGTGTGGGTTGCCGACTTCACCTATGTGCCGACGCACGCCGGCACCGTCTACGTGGCCTTCGTCCTGGACACCTTCTCCCGGCGGATCGTCGGCTGGTCCGCTGTCACCAGCAAGACCACACCCCTGGTGCTCGCCGCGCTGGAGATGGGCCTGTGGCAACGCGACCGCACCGGCGAGCCGCGCCACGGACTGATCCACCACTCCGATGCCGGATCGCAATACACGAGCTTCCGGCTCGCCGCGCACCTGGCCGTCGAAGGCATCGCCGCCTCCATCGGATCAGTCGGCGACGCCTATGACAACGCGCTCATGGAATCAGCCATCGGCCTGTTCAAGACCGAACTGATCAACCGACACGGCCTCTGGCGCACCCTGACCGACATCGAACTCGCCACCGCCGAATGGACCGACTGGTACAACAACCGCCGACTCCACGGTGAGATAGGACACAAACCACCCGCAGAATACGAAACAGAGTTCTACCAAAACCAGCCAACAACCCAGCTCACAACCCAACACTAGAGTCTGGACCTCTCCCGGGGCGGTTCACCAACCTGCACACCATCGGCCACAAACGGCTGGTGTATCGGCTACAACCAGACATCCTGGAACGACGTCAAACAAATCCTGGCCCTCGGCCCCGTACTCGGCGGCTGCAAAATCAAGACGCCGACCATCGCGTGCAAGACAAACCTGATCACCGTGGAGACCGACGGCAACAGCCCGGCACGAGTGTGGATGTTCAGCCCCGCCGGCATCGGACAGCTCCGCAACCCGGTACTCCTGTCCACCTCCACGCCCGACTGGGATTGGACGACCACCAAGCTGATCGCGCCCGGCAACGCCGCCAACCACCCCGGAACCGCCGGCGGTATGCCCGATCTGTGGGCACTGGACAACAGCGGCAGTCTCTGGCAGTTCACGAACCGCTCCGACACCGGTCTGCCCGGAACTGGACTGGGCGACCTGAGCGCGAAGACCATGCTCGGCAGTCCCGGCGAGTTCAAGACCTACGACTGGGTCAACTCGGCGGGCGACCTCGACGGCGACGGCAACCCCGACCTCTGGACCATGAAGAACGGCCGCATGGACGTCTTGTTCGGGCCGCTGTCTTCCACCATCGACCTGAACGCCCAGAGTCAAAGCACCGCCACAACACCAACCTGGTCCACCGGAGCCTCCGTCACCAACTTGCAAGGAGCCACCATCACGGCGAGGAACACCGGACAAATCATCTCCGACGTCACGGGCGGGCCCAGCGGACAGAAGTGCCTCGACGACCTCAACGGCTCCCAGTCCAACGGGGCAGTGGTCGACATCTTCGACTGCAACGGCACGTGGCCCCAGGCGTGGACCTTCGAAGGCGACAACACTATTCGCACCTTGGGACCGAACCCGCCCGGCCCGTCGAGCATGTGCCTGGACACCGGCGGCGCAGTCATCCAGGGCGCGCCCATCATGCTGAACACT from Catenulispora sp. EB89 includes:
- a CDS encoding RHS repeat-associated core domain-containing protein, with the translated sequence MSRPLTVTQKHNGVTVPGAVTTTAYPGVDRTDVTGPAGNGTGPVSATSTFTDVRGRTTALWTYHNSPLSPTGNRADADVTTYGFTYNPHGSPGSTSTVTDATGKNTWTTTISDLAGHSVATTDPDTGVSTSFSDDAGLLMDTADGRGHLLAYTYDALGRKTAEFDGGTIADRGTLPNAYAGAVANSANQLAKWTYDPAGNNGQPDVSIRYVGGAAGTPYTQQVTGYDVDYRPLGSKTIIPPAEGALAGTYQTNNYYTAMTGLVDHYDTPAVPNAGLGAETIYNSYNQYGLLLSTGGNADYLAATQYDHDGKILSRTVGDYPFQVVQQNLYDAATNRVSNTFLDATAGMSTVDPSQVNSYTVDGVSYTYDAAGRLTSAADLQNWSVSGSYNPGPSQRDLQCYTYDYANRLTNAWTDAGDQTPPATTNPSSPTTATGALGSCASSTTNNAPTATSAATQIGGPAPYWQSYGFDTTGAAGLGNGALTGNRSTVVDHDPAGNTAKDTTRTSAYPAAGTANTAGSNATTGTGPHLLGQVATTGGTTATDTYNYDGAGNTTTRTLAAGPHQTLTWNPEGRLDTVTDTSGGTTKTANYLYDADGNQLIRRDTGAGNAGVTLFLGATEVHLTGTGTVTANRYYDYPAAPSIVADATGAITYEISNSQGSGATTINAGTGQIAARRYFKPYGDQRTTGTTITFGTFPDDHTFLGKTTDTATGLVDVGARKYDPTTGRFISADPLFQAGNPQSIGGYVYADDDPVNGADPTGLANEFQHYGPTGDDTGTDAPISVQHSSQVGSQPAKGHKPSKTWLNSMRSNHNYNYSGSDDFTWDDAYQFAAQSENDWDYVCSMVIGGSPGACSYDPFTGDNIGEPSTKDSFIAWGVAVGAPAAVGLCLLGGCAVAADAGEACAAAASLCAARVATAAAGLADGFFSGGAMAATGAFGGGAALAAAAEDTAGSDASVGTRMVADAGCHSFSGETKVLMADGTTEPIADVKVGDEVENAQPDGRDEKHRVDQVHVTRTDQDFTDLTIATPTGPHTVTGTQNHPYWDATDGKFTDASQLRPGDRLQTTGNDVATVLAVRNYRSSMITYDLTIDGLHTYYVVAGDTPVLVHNTSCGPSFNSDMSAWRHYMDHVFGVPFNAKGNYTGMKAWQVPDLPEFNGANGFAEYKQAASDFLSGGPKRGDLVTDAGSIIRIDAQTGYFGVLDNRGVIQTFFRPDGDLTAYFAEQQRLYRGSIVP
- a CDS encoding IS3 family transposase (programmed frameshift), which produces MPHVKPYPADLRDRAVRLVLQTTDQYPSRDAAIKSIAAKLGIGTAQTLRNWVRQAEIDAGARPGVTTEEAARIKALERENAELRRANEILKAAAFFLRGRARPATKTLVAFIDEHRDRFGGVEPICTTLTQHGCSIDPSTYYHFKKRPPSARTIRDTELKKLIADIHADNYSVYGARKIWAALNRQGEQVARCTVERLMRELGLAGATRGRRKIRTTVPDPAADRAPDLLNRAFVAPAPNRVWVADFTYVPTHAGTVYVAFVLDTFSRRIVGWSAVTSKTTPLVLAALEMGLWQRDRTGEPRHGLIHHSDAGSQYTSFRLAAHLAVEGIAASIGSVGDAYDNALMESAIGLFKTELINRHGLWRTLTDIELATAEWTDWYNNRRLHGEIGHKPPAEYETEFYQNQPTTQLTTQH